The Kryptolebias marmoratus isolate JLee-2015 linkage group LG18, ASM164957v2, whole genome shotgun sequence genome includes a region encoding these proteins:
- the echdc3 gene encoding enoyl-CoA hydratase domain-containing protein 3, mitochondrial, producing the protein MAARSLLCRGVGVFQLSTKTPLLSASRCCSQTEPEPLTLRQENNGIRRIILNNPKKRNALSLSMLDSLRENILTDVDNEGLRVIIISARGPVFSSGHDLKELTSAQGREFHTKVFDTCTKVMTLIQDVPVPVIAMVNGVATAAGCQLVASCDIVVATERSTFGTPGVNVGLFCSTPAVAIGRAVPRKVVMEMLLTGTPISAQDALLHGLISKVVPEQRLEEETLAIARRVCETSRAVVTLGKATFQRQMALGRDAAYSTASKVMVDNLALRDGQEGIRAFLEKRRPVWSHKTEKAHD; encoded by the exons ATGGCGGCTCGCAGCTTGCTGTGCAGAGGTGTTGGTGTATTTCAGCTGAGCACAAAAACACCGCTGCTCTCCGCCTCTCGGTGCTGCTCTCAGACCGAACCGGAACCGCTGACGCTGAGACAAGAAAACAACGGGATCAG GaggatcattttaaataatccaAAGAAAAGGAACGCTCTGTCCCTGTCGATGCTGGACTCGCTCAGAGAGAACATCCTGACTGATGTTGACAACGAGGGTCTCAGAGTTATCATCATATCTG CCAGAGGTCCAGTGTTTTCTTCTGGACATGACTTGAAGGAGTTGACATCAGCTCAGGGACGGGAGTTTCACACGAAGGTGTTTGACACCTGCACGAAG GTGATGACTCTGATACAAGACGTCCCGGTTCCGGTGATCGCCATGGTAAACGGTGTTGCCACGGCGGCCGGTTGCCAGCTTGTCGCCAGCTGTGACATTGTTGTGGCGACGGAGAGGTCCACGTTCGGCACGCCGGGGGTTAACGTCGGTCTGTTCTGCTCGACGCCGGCAGTGGCTATTGGCAGAGCGGTGCCAAGAAAG GTTGTCATGGAGATGTTGCTAACAGGAACGCCCATCTCAGCTCAGGATGCTCTGCTGCACGGCCTGATAAGTAAGGTGGTGCCAGAGCAGCGACTGGAGGAGGAGACGTTGGCCATTGCAAGGAGAGTGTGTGAAACCAGTCGAGCTGTTGTAACTCTCGGCAAAGCCACTTTCCAGAG ACAAATGGCTCTAGGCAGAGATGCAGCGTATTCTACCGCCTCCAAGGTGATGGTGGATAACCTGGCTCTGAGAGATGGGCAGGAGGGGATTAGGGCCTTCCTTGAGAAACGCAGGCCAGTGTGGAgccataaaactgaaaaagccCATGACTGA